A genome region from Setaria italica strain Yugu1 chromosome III, Setaria_italica_v2.0, whole genome shotgun sequence includes the following:
- the LOC101755101 gene encoding ELF3-like protein 2 codes for MRRGAGKDEAPDKVMGPLFPRLHVNDTVKGGPRAPPRNKMALYEQFSVPSHRFSAAAAAPAAPAPAPPWHAHRPAPGAATSAVPSTSASQAGGSDRPLFPSYCVPSTEPVRSSDHMNANSNGRAGNATRTESGRLSTHLKSKDTNAAGLTAECSSKHRENTTKNSSGKKLTNDDDFTVPSVLYSGIPPHSTQEKFTPFPTKSPYKSMPAMYKSSAKCSNTDRTHLEGMKVSDAISMGSPGIKEKEPTKVRIDLEIEERTSSFQTSKEKSGRLDPKVSSYRDKLNKYNVADKQSSEIASYQTRNRKENAGETQNPPEAEMAPSAKPYAGMEQNGNSDLLELGLRETGEKRKRSHHGVEHNDDLSDSSVESLPEMEISPDDVVSAIGPKHFWKARRAIVNQQRVFAVQVFELHRLIKVQKLIAASPHLLIEGDPCLDKALAASKKKLAGGDAEKQHQSAKYKDDVQQTLQQLEHSKDNTEADQPSPTQDDVVAVQHNNQAAATAAVNSNPPTMPTPSDNKQNSWCIPPPPNQWLVPVMSPSEGLVYKPYAGHCPPAGSFLAPFYPSCAPVSLPSTAGDFMSSPYGIPMPHQPQHMGVPGPPPPMPPMYFPPFSMPVMNTAVSASAVEQVSHVAASRPNGHIEQHSRSSCNMSNLRSEALSADIWRFHASKDSELQGSSASSTFDRQQGEGRGPAQPFPSSSVGNGQPQPSSGSRENPGRVIRVVPHTSRTASESAARIFESIKMERQQND; via the exons ATGAGGCGGGGGGCCGGCAAGGATGAGGCGCCGGACAAGGTCATGGGCCCTCTCTTCCCGCGCCTTCACGTCAACGACACCGTCAAGGgcgggccccgcgcgccgcccaggAACAAGATGGCGCTCTACGAGCAGTTCAGCGTCCCCTCCCACCGCTTcagcgccgccgcagctgcccccgcggcgcccgcgcccgcgccgccgtggcaCGCGCACCGGCCCGCTCCCGGCGCGGCGACCTCCGCCGTCCCATCAACGTCGGCCAGCCAG GCTGGCGGGAGTGATAGACCTCTCTTCCCATCATATTGTGTGCCTTCAACTGAACCTGTTCGTTCATCAGATCATATGAATGCCAACTCCAATGGTCGGGCTGGCAATGCTACAAGAACAGAATCTGGGAGGCTGTCCACACATCTTAAAAGCAAGGATACCAATGCTGCAGGACTAACTGCGGAGTGTAGTTCAAAACATAGAGAGAACACCACTAAGAATTCTTCGGGGAAGAAATTGACTAACGATGATGATTTTACAGTTCCTTCCGTCTTATATTCTGGAATACCTCCACATTCCACTCAAGAAAAGTTCACCCCCTTCCCTACCAAAAGTCCATATAAGAGCATGCCTGCAATGTATAAATCTTCTGCAAAATGTTCTAACACTGACAGGACACACTTGGAAGGAATGAAAGTTTCTGATGCAATATCAATGGGGTCTCCAGGTATTAAGGAGAAAGAGCCAACAAAAGTGAGGATAGACTTGGAAATCGAAGAGAGAACTTCATCATTTCAAACATCAAAAGAGAAGTCGGGGAGACTAGACCCAAAGGTATCTTCATACAGGGATAAGCTGAACAAATATAATGTTGCTGATAAGCAAAGTTCTGAAATTGCGAGCTATCAGACTAGGAACAGGAAGGAGAATGCTGGTGAAACCCAGAACCCTCCAGAAGCTGAAATGGCACCATCAGCTAAGCCATATGCTGGTATGGAACAGAATGGTAATTCTGATCTATTGGAGCTTGGCTTAAGAGAGACAGGTGAGAAGAGGAAAAGGTCACATCATGGTGTGGAGCACAACGATGATTTGTCTGATTCCTCAGTGGAATCTCTACCCGAAATGGAGATTTCGCCAGATGATGTTGTCAGTGCTATTGGCCCAAAGCATTTTTGGAAAGCCAGAAGAGCTATTGTCAA TCAGCAGAGGGTTTTTGCTGTCCAAGTATTCGAGCTACATAGGTTGATCAAA GTGCAGAAGCTGATCGCGGCATCTCCACATCTACTTATTGAGGGGGATCCATGCCTAGACAAAGCCTTGGCGGCGAGCAAGAAAAAGCTGGCTGGAGGAGATGCCGAAAAGCAGCATCAATCTGCTAAATACAAGGATGATGTTCAACAGACGCTGCAGCAGCTAGAGCACTCAAAAGATAACACTGAAGCGGACCAGCCTTCACCAACTCAAGATGATGTAGTTGCAGTCCAACATAACAATCAAGCCGCAGCAACTGCTGCTGTTAACAGTAATCCTCCCACAATGCCTACTCCTTCTGACAACAAGCAGAACAGCTGGTGCATTCCTCCACCTCCGAATCAATGGCTAGTTCCTGTCATGTCTCCATCTGAAGGACTTGTCTACAAACCTTATGCCGGGCACTGCCCTCCAGCAGGAAGCTTTTTGGCCCCATTTTATCCCAGCTGTGCTCCTGTAAGCCTCCCTTCCACTGCTGGAGATTTCATGAGTTCACCTTATGGTATTCCTATGCCTCATCAGCCACAACACATGGGTGTTCCTGGTCCTCCTCCACCCATGCCACCGATGTACTTCCCGCCCTTTAGCATGCCAGTGATGAACACAGCAGTGTCAGCCTCTGCAGTTGAGCAAGTGAGCCATGTTGCAGCATCACGGCCTAATGGACACATAGAGCAGCATTCACGGAGCTCGTGTAACATGTCTAACTTGAGGAGCGAAGCACTGTCAGCCGAcatttggagattccatgcctCAAAGGACAGTGAGCTGCAAGGAAGCAGCGCAAGCAGTACTTTTGATAGGCAGCAAGGTGAAGGAAGGGGTCCTGCGCAACCCTTCCCTTCATCTTCAGTTGGAAATGGGCAACCTCAACCTTCATCCGGGAGCAGGGAGAATCCGGGCCGAGTCATTAGGGTTGTTCCACACACTTCACGTACTGCTTCAGAATCAGCAGCGCGAATTTTCGAGTCAATAAAGATGGAGAGGCAGCAAAATGATTGA